TTTTAGGATTGGAAGATGAAAAAGTATCTGACAGTAGTAATGATAAATTAGAAGGCACTATCAATATGCTTATTGAAATGCGCAAGCAAGCAAGAGATAACAAAAACTTTGCCCTTTCTGACCAAATTAGAGATCAATTAATTGCATTAGGAATACAATTAAAGGACGGAAAAGAAGGAACTACTTTTAGTATTTAGATTAATCTTTGAATAAAAGATGTCAAATTTTGGATTGAAATAAAGAAATTGAAGATTTAAATTACGCATCATGTTATCAAAAATAGTTATCTATCCTTTTGTGCTTTTAGTTCGTTTTTATCAAGTTGCCATTTCCCCCTTTACGCCCGCAGCTTGTAGATTTGAACCTACTTGTTCTTCCTATATGTTAGAAGCTTTACAAACCCACGGCTTGATTTACGGTGGTTTTTTAGGAATGAAACGAATTCTTAGCTGTCACCCTTGGGGGAAAAGCGGATATGATCCAGTTCCAAAAAAAAATTGCAATCATAAACATTAACGTATTATAAGGATATTTTTTACATTAAATTTTTATTTTTACATCACATAAAAAAATAATAAATGACACATGCTTTAAACATCGTTTGGAATCCATCTGAAGGAATAGATTTAGGTTTTTTTGTAATTAGATATTACAGCCTAATGTTTGTAATTGCTTTTGGATTGGGTTGGTACATTATGAAAAATATTTTCGAAAGAGAAAATGAATCAATAGATAAATTAGATTCCTTATTCATCTGGACTGTACTAGCCACATTGATAGGCGCTAGATTAGGACATGTGTTTTTTTACGATTGGGAATACTATCGAAATCATTTGATGGAAATTATTTTACCCTTCCGATTCAATCCAAATTTTGAATTTACCGGATATCAAGGTTTAGCAAGTCACGGAGCTGCAATCTCAATTATAATTGCTATGTATTTTTATAGCAAAAATGTTTTAAAAAGACCCCAATTATGGATTTTAGATCGAGTAGTTATTCCTGTTGCGAGCGGTGCCATTTTTGTTAGATTAGGAAACTTTTTTAACTCAGAAATTATTGGTCATGAAACCACATCTCCTTTTGGAATTAGATTTGTAAGAGATCAGTTCAGCCCTAGAGATGCTGTGAATGCAACACAAATACCAAATTCAAAAGAGGCTTATCACGCTATAGCAACGGACCCTAAATTTGCTTCTTTATTAGAACAAGTTCCCGCAAAACATCCTACACAATTGTACGAAGCTTTCTGCTATATTTTTGTTTTCGCTATATTGTATTTTTTATATTGGAAGACAGAAAAAAGAAAAAGTCAAGGATTTTTATTTGGTATGTTTTTGATTCTTTTATTTAGTGTTCGTATGGTTGTAGAATCTGTGAAAGAAAGTCAAGGTGGATTCGAA
Above is a window of Flavobacterium sp. 123 DNA encoding:
- the yidD gene encoding membrane protein insertion efficiency factor YidD, translated to MLSKIVIYPFVLLVRFYQVAISPFTPAACRFEPTCSSYMLEALQTHGLIYGGFLGMKRILSCHPWGKSGYDPVPKKNCNHKH
- the lgt gene encoding prolipoprotein diacylglyceryl transferase; translation: MTHALNIVWNPSEGIDLGFFVIRYYSLMFVIAFGLGWYIMKNIFERENESIDKLDSLFIWTVLATLIGARLGHVFFYDWEYYRNHLMEIILPFRFNPNFEFTGYQGLASHGAAISIIIAMYFYSKNVLKRPQLWILDRVVIPVASGAIFVRLGNFFNSEIIGHETTSPFGIRFVRDQFSPRDAVNATQIPNSKEAYHAIATDPKFASLLEQVPAKHPTQLYEAFCYIFVFAILYFLYWKTEKRKSQGFLFGMFLILLFSVRMVVESVKESQGGFESALGLLSTGQWLSIPFILVGFYFVFTAEKPVEE